In Asterias rubens chromosome 17, eAstRub1.3, whole genome shotgun sequence, the genomic window AGGCATAAACTTTGCctgtcaaaataaaacacaggaacatattaaaggcagtggacactattggtaattactcaaaataattattccttacttggtgacaagtaatggggagaggttgacagtataaaacattgttagcaacggctccctctgaagtgacatagtttttgagaaagaagtaattttctgcgaatttgatttcaagacctcaagtttagaatttgaggtctcgaaatcaaccatctgaacgcacacaacttcgtgagacaagggtgttttttcttccattattatcttgcaagttcgatgaccgattgagctcaaattttcccaggtttgttattttatgtatatgttgagatacaccaactgtgaaggctagtctttgacaattaccaacagtgtccactgcctttaataatttattgaatggggggattgcgctctctccaggaccagcctgtttgaGTGTgcacaacagtaaaaatgccaCTCCTTtgacacgtaaggctccactggttagttGCACTTATGcaaaaagttacaaaaatatgtcactATGTTGCGGccatacatacaaaaatgtgCACACCAAAAAAGTTTCACCAAACACTTTTTCAATTCACAAAGCAAGTGTAATTAATGGTTCATCAAAACAGCAACCAGGACCTGATCACaaattgtttcatgatctttttttttatggccttgatgcccttttttaaaattttaaagttggccttagtgccctcccttgtggccttggtgccctcgaaaATTTTACCAattcaaggccaaagtggcTTTGCCCTAAAAATGTCCTGAGGCCTGCATTTTTGTACAGGGATGTTTTCGTATGAATGGTTTATCCTGAAATAAAGTTACAGGCCAGTAACTCTTAGGAATGAAAGACGAAACATCACCAGCACAGTGATAAGACAAATTTGaatggtgggctctaaatccagtttagtccaccaagggcaagcGGTTCAAcatttgtgacccactctgtgaaaatgagtcacatgtggcccaatgcaatattaagttatggacagtttaaggtggaaaatgtattaaaacaaaattttctttttaagatctttagttgcatggttaacctttagaacacttatttttaggcaataaagctatgaatacaacaattttgtgatcatacttatatgtctaatttgtatccttttgcacacaatggtagtttaaaatatcattttacttgtaactcgtttttcacaaacaatggtgtagtggctaatttcaaacgggagtaactcagcaacgcgatacacccccaaagcttagacacattaccaaattactgctgctgatgtgttctttccagccatgcatataactcaattcctgaaattgcctacatcggactcattttcacagagcgggtcacaaattcACATTGAGCTACttggccatcattgctgaagtgcaatctggcggaaatctgtgctgggtagcacagtgtattttgctcagagtgcagAGCGAGATTCTGGGCAGGCCCACCCAGCACCTCCCACCGCGGCTACAAATTTAAACCCTTACCTGAAACACATTGCTTCTGTGACCGCTGTTATAGACAAGTGTCGTCTTCTTTTGAGCCCAATCCCACAATGCAATGTGAAGGTCATCGCTTCCCGACGCCAACAGCTTTCCAGACTGGTTGAAATGTAACGTGTTTACGCAACCATCGTGGTGTTTTAGTTCGCAATACTTCTCAAACCGCGACGTCATGTGGACGCTACCGACAGCCTCGTTGCGGAAGCTTGATAGCTCCCGTCGCATACCGAGCTCTCGGGCCCGCAGCATTGGGATCGCCTGCCAGGTGGGTTTAGGTAAGATCTTAGCGAGGAGATCGTCTTCAAGATCGCTAGAGAGTTCAGCAGCTTTGCTCTGCGCTTCCCCGGCCCCCTCATTGCCCTCACGCTCCATGTCGGACTCGGTCTCACTGGTAGAGCTGTGCGACTGTCGCGTGCTGGAGTTCGAGTCGCGACTGTCGTCATCGCTTTCAGAGTCGTCGTCGCTGTCCAAGTCACCCGTCTCAAGATCTCGCAGACGGTACGATCTCTTAGAGCAGTTAGATTTACGCACAGCTCCAATCATGGCTTCATTAACATGTCCGCTTACTTTAAAACGCTTACTTAGTTTCTTTGTTGTTGCATTGTCTGTGGCCATTCCTTCATCTGAATCACCTCCCTCTTCTGATGCTGTTCCATCTTTTGCACTTCCTCCCTCGTCTTGATCCTCAACTCCACTTGCATCTTCAGTTGTCATTCCACCTTTAGCTCCACCTCCCTCTGTTCTACTCGTACCTGCACTCCTAACCATACCTGTTGCCAATCCACCTGAAGAGCTATCTCCCTCTGATAACTTAACGGTGTGGTAGCTATTTCCTGTACAATTTTCTTCCATGTCAGCAAGTCCAATGTCTTTATCGTCACCTTTCTCATGTTGATGTGCTTTATCGTTTGcataataattgtttgcatcGCAGTGATTGTCACCTTTGTCATCGGTGTCCATGCTATTCAGGACAGCTCTGTCACCTTCTGTTGTCATATCTGTATCTTCATCTGCCATAGTGATTCCTCGTACGCATCATCTGGTAACGACCAACACAACGACTTGGGCCGCAGCCAGCTTATGTTGTCCTGTGATTAAAGGGTTGTAtaagaaaacatacaattaGTATTAAAGGAAgtatcttcaatcatgaaggctGTACAAgtaaggaagaagaagaaggaggtTGTTGTGGATTTAGAgcttgaacaacagagggcccATTGCTGCAGATGGCTGGTTAGTCTTTGCTCAAGACGTCGTCTTTGCTCAGATATATGATTTTCAACGAGTGCAGTACACTCAATCTCCACTATCTATAACCaacgtcttgggccaagactagttATGGAAGGAGGGATGGTGCACTCACAGAAAGTGAATGTCCAGGGTTCGAAATTAGCGGTCGCCCGGTcgccaaatgcgagtgaaaatagCAGCGGGCGAGTGAAAACCCTTCCCCACTAGCCCGCCGGGCGAGCCAAATATTTATTCCTTTTCACATATAAATGAGGGttcagtggcaaaatcccacagaaaacttttactgAAGCTTTTAAACTAGTAAGTTTGACAATTCTAGAtacttgctagatttaatttTGTCGTGATCGGGACCCGGAATTGCTGTCGTTCGTTTCAGAAAACACGTTCATTCAATTGAAAACACGATGCACAAACCACATGGTGCCGAGTATccttacagtacatgtaaacGGTCGCCCACTGGTACGTCCATGTCCATGCAGTATGCACAGCACATACtgtacacaacacacacacagtcgtccaaagtccattctgaccaacactctgcacgctgtgattggccgttgatggcTGTTGATAATTCCATATTCATGATGTTCTTGACTAGACTTCAATGCAGTACACGTTCGCGAATGGAGTAAATAATTGCCGCATGTTGTGCATAATGCCTGCAGACTGTGCACAATGTACAGCCTTGGAGGAATTCCaataacatggacaacttttgccaacaga contains:
- the LOC117301421 gene encoding DDB1- and CUL4-associated factor 8-like → MADEDTDMTTEGDRAVLNSMDTDDKGDNHCDANNYYANDKAHQHEKGDDKDIGLADMEENCTGNSYHTVKLSEGDSSSGGLATGMVRSAGTSRTEGGGAKGGMTTEDASGVEDQDEGGSAKDGTASEEGGDSDEGMATDNATTKKLSKRFKVSGHVNEAMIGAVRKSNCSKRSYRLRDLETGDLDSDDDSESDDDSRDSNSSTRQSHSSTSETESDMEREGNEGAGEAQSKAAELSSDLEDDLLAKILPKPTWQAIPMLRARELGMRRELSSFRNEAVGSVHMTSRFEKYCELKHHDGCVNTLHFNQSGKLLASGSDDLHIALWDWAQKKTTLVYNSGHRSNVFQAKFMPFSGDTTLVSCARDGQVRVGELSSTGICKGTKKLVQHKGAAHKLGVGADSPVVFMSCGEDAVVYSIDLRTSKATKLVTVKENERKVALYTIFLNPSDTNEFCVGGRDHFVRVYDRRKVSDDREGLLKKFCPQHMLNSETRANVTCCVYSYNGREIVASYNDEDIYLFDSSHSDGADFIHSYKGHRNNATVKGVNFYGPRSEFIVSGSDCGNVFLWEKSSEKIIQYMKGDTGGVVNCLESHPTSAVLATSGLDHDVKIWMPTAQEPSQLEGLKTTMYSNRREREEERGREPDVIDGHMLMFLMHHLRRRARRQARESGDVDSDSSSSDSDTSDYEEGDNRTPNERVQCAPS